In the Variovorax sp. S12S4 genome, one interval contains:
- a CDS encoding NUDIX hydrolase, giving the protein MTTPRWKPNVTVAAVIEQNGRFLLVEEQTAQGLRLNTPAGHLDPGESPVEGCARETLEETAHAFTPTALIGIYMARSSHRTGSKEDVTYMRFAFAGRLGAEEAGRPLDEGIVRTVWMSADEIRASVPRHRSPLLLQCVEDYLAGKRYPLDLIHVDESVR; this is encoded by the coding sequence ATGACGACTCCGCGCTGGAAACCCAATGTCACCGTGGCCGCGGTGATCGAGCAGAACGGCCGCTTTCTGCTGGTCGAGGAACAGACGGCCCAAGGGCTCCGGCTCAACACGCCGGCCGGGCACCTCGACCCCGGCGAGTCGCCCGTCGAAGGCTGCGCCCGCGAAACGCTGGAAGAAACCGCTCACGCCTTCACGCCCACCGCGCTGATCGGCATCTACATGGCGCGCTCGAGCCACCGCACCGGCAGCAAGGAAGACGTGACCTACATGCGCTTTGCCTTTGCCGGGAGGCTCGGTGCGGAAGAAGCCGGCCGGCCGCTGGACGAAGGCATTGTCCGCACCGTGTGGATGAGCGCGGATGAAATCCGCGCCAGCGTGCCGCGCCACCGCAGCCCGCTGCTCTTGCAGTGCGTCGAAGACTATCTGGCCGGCAAGCGGTATCCGCTCGATCTGATCCACGTCGACGAATCGGTGCGCTGA
- a CDS encoding DUF4019 domain-containing protein, whose product MHPTTRLLLTAAVLWSLLVGTAAAQDVEASDMVQGGMQAIQMIDQGKAEELWSGATQATRKRVTRTDFVAKLSKSRSPLGAPLQRTWVAVNRQAVADPDTDTAGQYVSIEYETRFSNKPDGTVRELVSFHLDRDRIWRFSSYVLR is encoded by the coding sequence ATGCACCCCACAACCCGGCTGCTGCTGACCGCTGCAGTGCTTTGGAGCCTTCTCGTCGGTACCGCGGCTGCGCAGGACGTGGAGGCCAGCGACATGGTGCAGGGCGGCATGCAGGCCATCCAGATGATCGACCAGGGCAAGGCCGAGGAACTCTGGTCCGGCGCCACCCAGGCCACCCGAAAACGCGTGACCCGCACCGACTTTGTAGCCAAGCTTTCCAAGAGCCGTTCGCCGCTCGGTGCGCCTTTGCAGCGAACCTGGGTCGCAGTCAACCGGCAGGCCGTGGCCGACCCGGACACCGACACGGCCGGCCAATATGTCAGCATCGAGTACGAGACCCGTTTCAGCAACAAGCCGGATGGCACCGTGCGCGAACTCGTGAGCTTTCACCTGGATCGCGATCGCATCTGGCGCTTCAGCAGCTACGTGCTGCGCTAA
- a CDS encoding NAD(P)(+) transhydrogenase (Re/Si-specific) subunit beta, whose translation MSMNLVTLLYLVASICFIQALKGLSHPTTSIRGNIFGMTGMAIAVLTTGALIYKLAGGNLTGLGYVLVALVLGGGLGAYMANKVEMTKMPELVAFMHSMIGLAAVFIAVAAVAEPYAFNITPKGEMIPAGNRLELFLGAAIGAITFSGSVIAFGKLSGKYKFRLFQGAPVQFAGQHMLNLVLGVATIGLGLVFMFTESWPAFFAMLALAFVMGVLIIIPIGGADMPVVVSMLNSYSGWAAAGIGFSLNNAMLIVAGSLVGSSGAILSYIMCKAMNRSFFNVILGGFGGDAAAATGGAKEQRPVKSGSADDAAFVLGNAETVVIVPGYGLAVARAQHAVKELAQKLTEKGITVKYAIHPVAGRMPGHMNVLLAEAEVPYDQVFEMEDINGEFGQADVAIILGANDVVNPAAHTKGSPIYGMPILEAYKAKTVIVNKRSMAAGYAGLDNELFYMDKTMMVFGDAKKVVEDMGKAIE comes from the coding sequence GTGAGCATGAATCTCGTCACGCTGCTGTACCTCGTTGCCAGCATCTGCTTCATCCAGGCCCTGAAGGGCCTCTCCCATCCCACCACCTCCATCCGCGGCAACATCTTCGGCATGACCGGCATGGCCATTGCCGTGCTGACGACCGGTGCGCTCATCTACAAGCTGGCGGGCGGCAATCTCACCGGCCTGGGCTACGTGCTGGTTGCGCTGGTGCTGGGCGGCGGCCTGGGTGCCTACATGGCCAACAAGGTCGAGATGACCAAGATGCCCGAGCTGGTCGCCTTCATGCACAGCATGATCGGCCTGGCCGCGGTGTTCATCGCGGTGGCGGCCGTGGCCGAGCCCTACGCCTTCAACATCACGCCCAAGGGCGAGATGATTCCCGCGGGCAACCGGCTCGAGCTGTTCCTGGGCGCGGCCATCGGCGCCATCACCTTCAGCGGCTCGGTCATCGCCTTCGGCAAGCTGTCGGGCAAGTACAAGTTCCGCCTGTTCCAGGGCGCGCCGGTGCAGTTTGCCGGCCAGCACATGCTGAACCTGGTGCTCGGCGTGGCCACCATCGGCCTGGGCCTGGTGTTCATGTTCACCGAAAGCTGGCCCGCCTTCTTCGCGATGCTGGCGCTGGCCTTCGTGATGGGCGTGCTCATCATCATTCCGATCGGCGGCGCCGACATGCCGGTGGTGGTGTCCATGCTCAACAGCTACTCGGGCTGGGCGGCGGCGGGCATCGGCTTCAGCCTGAACAACGCGATGCTGATCGTGGCCGGTTCGCTGGTGGGCTCTTCGGGCGCGATCCTGAGCTACATCATGTGCAAGGCCATGAACCGCTCGTTCTTCAACGTGATCCTGGGCGGCTTCGGCGGCGACGCGGCTGCGGCCACGGGCGGCGCGAAGGAGCAGCGGCCGGTCAAGAGCGGCAGCGCCGACGACGCGGCTTTTGTGCTGGGCAATGCCGAGACGGTGGTCATCGTGCCGGGCTACGGCCTGGCGGTGGCACGCGCGCAGCATGCGGTGAAGGAGCTGGCGCAAAAGCTCACCGAGAAGGGCATTACCGTGAAGTACGCCATTCACCCGGTGGCGGGCCGCATGCCGGGCCACATGAACGTGCTGCTGGCCGAGGCCGAAGTGCCTTACGACCAGGTGTTCGAGATGGAAGACATCAACGGCGAATTCGGCCAGGCCGACGTGGCCATCATCCTGGGCGCCAACGACGTGGTGAACCCCGCCGCGCACACCAAGGGCAGCCCGATCTACGGCATGCCCATTCTCGAAGCCTACAAGGCCAAGACGGTGATCGTGAACAAGCGCTCCATGGCGGCGGGCTATGCCGGCCTGGACAACGAGCTCTTCTACATGGACAAGACGATGATGGTCTTTGGCGATGCGAAAAAAGTAGTGGAAGATATGGGCAAGGCCATCGAATAG
- a CDS encoding Re/Si-specific NAD(P)(+) transhydrogenase subunit alpha yields the protein MLIGVPAETTAGETRVAVTPETVKKLVTAGHTIRVQSGAGVAASVTDAAYIAAGAEITDLAGAFGADMVLKVRSPNDAEAALMKPGTVVIGMLNPFDAAGLQRLATAGLTAFALEAAPRTTRAQSMDVLSSQANIAGYKAVIMAADKYQRFFPMLMTAAGTVKAARVVILGVGVAGLQAIATAKRLGAVIEASDVRPSVKEQIESLGGKFIEVSYDTDEEKEAAVGVGGYAKPMPASWLARQQVEVAKRVALADIVISTALIPGRAAPTLITEDMVKSMKPGSVIVDIAAGKGPDGVGGNCPLSEADRTVVKHGVTIVGETNLPALVAADASALYARNVLDFLKLIVTKEGALKIDLEDDIVAACRVAHDGQVTKK from the coding sequence ATGCTGATAGGCGTGCCTGCCGAAACGACGGCCGGCGAAACCCGTGTGGCCGTTACACCCGAGACGGTGAAGAAACTTGTCACTGCGGGGCACACCATTCGCGTGCAGTCCGGAGCCGGCGTTGCAGCCAGCGTCACCGATGCCGCCTACATTGCGGCCGGCGCTGAAATCACCGACCTGGCGGGCGCCTTCGGGGCCGACATGGTGCTCAAGGTGCGCTCGCCCAACGACGCCGAAGCCGCGCTGATGAAGCCGGGCACCGTCGTCATCGGCATGCTGAACCCCTTCGACGCCGCGGGCCTGCAGCGGCTGGCCACGGCCGGGCTCACCGCCTTTGCGCTCGAGGCCGCGCCGCGCACCACCCGGGCCCAGAGCATGGACGTGCTCAGCTCGCAGGCCAACATTGCGGGCTACAAGGCCGTGATCATGGCGGCCGACAAATACCAGCGCTTCTTCCCCATGCTGATGACCGCCGCCGGCACCGTGAAGGCGGCGCGCGTGGTCATCCTGGGCGTCGGCGTGGCGGGCCTGCAGGCGATTGCCACCGCCAAGCGCCTGGGCGCGGTCATCGAGGCTTCCGACGTGCGCCCGAGCGTGAAGGAGCAGATCGAATCGCTCGGCGGCAAGTTCATCGAGGTGTCCTACGACACCGACGAAGAGAAGGAAGCCGCGGTGGGCGTCGGCGGCTATGCCAAGCCCATGCCCGCGAGCTGGCTCGCGCGCCAGCAGGTCGAGGTGGCCAAGCGCGTGGCGTTGGCCGACATCGTCATCAGCACCGCGCTCATTCCCGGGCGCGCGGCACCCACGCTCATCACCGAGGACATGGTCAAGTCCATGAAGCCGGGCTCGGTGATCGTCGACATCGCCGCCGGCAAGGGGCCGGACGGCGTGGGCGGCAACTGCCCGCTGTCGGAGGCCGACCGCACGGTGGTGAAGCACGGCGTGACCATCGTGGGCGAAACCAATCTTCCCGCGCTGGTGGCGGCCGATGCGTCGGCGCTCTATGCGCGCAACGTGCTGGACTTCCTCAAGCTCATCGTCACCAAGGAGGGCGCGCTCAAGATCGACCTCGAGGACGACATCGTCGCCGCCTGCCGCGTTGCGCACGACGGCCAGGTCACGAAGAAGTAA
- a CDS encoding response regulator transcription factor, whose translation MRIAVLDHEPDQLQLINQAMAGFGHECHPYTEGRTLLQALRRQTFDLLILDWGLPDIRGIDVVKAVRNELKSRLPILFVNAQRDDPDVVEGLNAGADDFMANPDRARELEARVNALLRRSYPAQHEAELVFGDYHFYPPSRILKVKGVQVDLKNREYELALFLFQNLGRLLSREYLHEAVWGLGVEALSRSLDTHISRLRTKLALRPSSGFLLLAIYGMGYRLETVEPNTRSSSLAR comes from the coding sequence ATGCGTATTGCAGTACTTGATCACGAGCCTGATCAGCTTCAACTGATCAACCAGGCAATGGCGGGGTTCGGGCACGAATGCCACCCCTACACCGAAGGACGAACACTGCTGCAGGCCCTGCGCCGGCAAACCTTCGATCTGCTGATCCTCGATTGGGGGCTGCCCGACATCCGGGGCATCGACGTGGTGAAGGCCGTGCGCAACGAGCTCAAGAGCCGCCTGCCTATTCTTTTCGTCAATGCCCAACGCGACGACCCCGACGTGGTCGAAGGGCTCAATGCCGGCGCCGACGACTTCATGGCCAACCCCGACCGCGCCAGGGAACTCGAAGCCCGCGTCAACGCCCTGCTGCGCCGCTCGTACCCCGCCCAGCACGAAGCCGAACTGGTGTTCGGCGACTATCACTTCTATCCGCCCTCGCGCATCCTCAAGGTCAAGGGCGTGCAGGTCGACCTGAAGAACCGCGAGTACGAACTGGCCCTGTTCCTGTTCCAGAACCTGGGCCGCCTGCTGTCGCGCGAATACCTGCACGAGGCGGTGTGGGGACTTGGCGTGGAAGCGCTCTCGCGTTCGCTCGACACCCATATCTCGCGCCTGCGAACCAAGCTGGCCTTGCGCCCGTCGAGCGGATTCCTGCTGCTGGCCATCTACGGCATGGGCTATCGGCTGGAAACCGTCGAGCCGAACACCCGTTCCAGCAGTCTCGCCCGGTAG
- a CDS encoding NAD(P) transhydrogenase subunit alpha: MDIVSHTVINLIIFVLAIYVGYHVVWTVTPALHTPLMAVTNAISAIVIVGAMLAAALTETGLGKTMGVLAVALAAVNVFGGFLVTRRMLEMFKKKEKKAAPKAEEGVAK, translated from the coding sequence ATGGACATCGTTTCCCACACAGTCATCAACCTGATCATCTTCGTGCTGGCCATCTACGTGGGCTACCACGTGGTGTGGACGGTGACGCCCGCGCTGCACACGCCGCTCATGGCGGTGACCAACGCGATCTCGGCCATCGTGATCGTGGGCGCCATGCTCGCGGCGGCGCTCACCGAAACCGGCCTGGGCAAGACCATGGGCGTGCTGGCGGTGGCGCTTGCCGCGGTGAACGTCTTCGGCGGCTTCCTCGTCACGCGGCGCATGCTCGAGATGTTCAAGAAGAAAGAAAAGAAGGCCGCACCCAAGGCTGAAGAGGGAGTCGCCAAGTGA